Proteins encoded by one window of Pseudonocardia sp. HH130629-09:
- a CDS encoding MSMEG_3727 family PQQ-associated protein, with protein sequence MTTTDNERAEQLEAAGLGGQNRLALGRLLGSGTIGYAEEGPDGVLRATIRIPEDEICYEPGILILPHGGDIELTLINDDKNTHCAVLPSNGDPKFIWLVNHSKGTAKINLDGPGTYYYGSASGNDEGRGLTGSIVIGGEVPDHAKLDRPPQPRP encoded by the coding sequence ATGACGACCACCGACAACGAACGCGCCGAACAGCTGGAGGCCGCGGGTCTCGGCGGGCAGAACCGGCTGGCGCTCGGCCGGCTGCTCGGCAGCGGGACCATCGGGTACGCCGAGGAGGGACCCGACGGCGTCCTCCGGGCGACGATCCGGATCCCCGAGGACGAGATCTGCTACGAGCCCGGGATCCTCATCCTCCCGCACGGCGGTGACATCGAGCTGACCCTGATCAACGACGACAAGAACACCCACTGCGCGGTGCTGCCCAGCAACGGTGACCCGAAGTTCATCTGGCTGGTGAACCACTCCAAGGGCACCGCGAAGATCAACCTCGACGGGCCGGGAACGTACTACTACGGCTCCGCGAGCGGCAACGACGAGGGCCGCGGTCTCACCGGCTCGATCGTCATCGGGGGCGAGGTACCCGACCACGCCAAGCTCGACCGTCCCCCGCAGCCGCGACCGTAG
- a CDS encoding PQQ-dependent dehydrogenase, methanol/ethanol family, translating into MTDYVDAGEAIPHVQLTNVRGEAPATSTVDYDRIRGARSEPQNWLTYYGTYDGQRYSELDQIDKDSVRRLSPAWVFQAGAVGMQSGASTYSFEASPIVVEGVMYVSGPDGRAWAIDARTGEELWRYKHASPYDVSLCCGNVNRGLAVGHDKVYLYTLNAHIVALDATIGKVVWDTVNGDVRAGESGSVAPLVVKDLVIVGSAGGEFGVRGHLDAFDAHTGERRWRCYTVPKPGEPGSETWPDDGEAWQRGGGNCWVTPTYDPELELLFQDPAPDFDGGVRPGDNLYTDSTIAVDVNTGEIRWHHQFTPHDLWDYDSTMENVLFDAPDGRKLLAHADENGYFFVLDRTNGELVRVFPFVDRITWGEITPDGAVTPKIYPDEEGVPVHFWPGPAGGKEWTHMSYNRQTGLMYVPVQEVGATATRRRREFKESIPYWGAGVAVDIEDFYGFVAAIDPLTGEEKWRWNNEYPMCASTLTTAGGLVFQGTPTGEFVALDASAGEKLWSFQCGSGHHSSPTTFEVDGRQFVAVPTGWGGWVEGFLPGLLGAAAGDALFCFALPEQ; encoded by the coding sequence ATGACCGACTACGTCGACGCGGGCGAAGCGATCCCGCACGTGCAGCTCACCAACGTCCGGGGCGAGGCCCCGGCCACTTCCACCGTGGACTACGACCGCATCCGCGGCGCGCGCTCCGAGCCGCAGAACTGGCTGACCTACTACGGCACCTACGACGGCCAGCGCTACAGCGAGCTCGACCAGATCGACAAGGACTCCGTCCGCCGGTTGTCCCCCGCCTGGGTCTTCCAGGCCGGGGCCGTCGGCATGCAGTCCGGTGCGTCGACCTACTCGTTCGAGGCGTCACCGATCGTCGTCGAGGGCGTCATGTACGTCTCCGGCCCGGACGGCCGCGCCTGGGCGATCGACGCGAGGACCGGCGAGGAGCTGTGGCGGTACAAGCACGCCTCGCCCTACGACGTGTCCCTGTGCTGCGGCAACGTCAACCGCGGTCTCGCCGTCGGGCACGACAAGGTCTACCTGTACACCCTCAACGCGCACATCGTCGCGCTCGACGCGACGATCGGGAAGGTCGTGTGGGACACCGTCAACGGTGACGTCCGCGCCGGCGAGAGCGGCTCGGTCGCGCCGCTGGTCGTCAAGGATCTGGTCATCGTCGGGAGCGCCGGCGGGGAGTTCGGGGTCCGCGGACACCTCGACGCGTTCGACGCGCACACCGGTGAGCGGCGCTGGCGCTGCTACACCGTCCCGAAGCCGGGCGAGCCCGGCTCGGAGACCTGGCCCGACGACGGCGAGGCCTGGCAGCGCGGCGGCGGGAACTGCTGGGTGACACCCACCTACGACCCGGAGCTGGAGCTGCTGTTCCAGGACCCCGCGCCGGACTTCGACGGCGGCGTCCGGCCGGGCGACAACCTCTACACCGACTCGACGATCGCGGTGGACGTCAACACCGGCGAGATCCGGTGGCACCACCAGTTCACCCCGCACGACCTGTGGGACTACGACTCCACGATGGAGAACGTCCTGTTCGACGCACCGGACGGGCGCAAGCTGCTCGCCCACGCGGACGAGAACGGCTACTTCTTCGTGCTCGACCGGACCAACGGCGAGCTCGTGCGCGTGTTCCCGTTCGTCGACCGGATCACCTGGGGCGAGATCACGCCGGACGGCGCGGTGACGCCGAAGATCTACCCCGACGAGGAGGGCGTCCCGGTGCACTTCTGGCCGGGCCCGGCGGGCGGCAAGGAATGGACGCACATGTCCTACAACCGGCAGACCGGGTTGATGTACGTGCCCGTCCAAGAGGTCGGGGCGACCGCCACCCGGCGCCGCCGCGAGTTCAAGGAGTCCATCCCCTACTGGGGCGCCGGCGTCGCCGTCGACATCGAGGACTTCTACGGGTTCGTCGCCGCCATCGACCCGCTCACCGGCGAGGAGAAGTGGCGCTGGAACAACGAGTACCCGATGTGCGCCTCGACGCTGACCACCGCGGGCGGCCTGGTCTTCCAGGGCACCCCGACCGGTGAGTTCGTCGCGCTCGATGCCTCGGCCGGGGAGAAGCTCTGGTCGTTCCAGTGCGGGAGCGGACACCACTCCAGCCCGACCACCTTCGAGGTCGACGGCAGGCAGTTCGTCGCCGTGCCGACCGGGTGGGGCGGCTGGGTCGAGGGGTTCCTGCCGGGTCTGCTCGGTGCGGCCGCGGGTGACGCGTTGTTCTGCTTCGCGCTGCCCGAGCAGTAG
- the pqqA gene encoding pyrroloquinoline quinone precursor peptide PqqA, whose product MESTTEWEAPEFEEIGCAPEVTMYIARTEA is encoded by the coding sequence ATGGAGTCGACCACCGAGTGGGAGGCGCCGGAGTTCGAGGAGATCGGCTGCGCGCCCGAGGTGACGATGTACATCGCCCGTACCGAGGCGTGA
- the pqqD gene encoding pyrroloquinoline quinone biosynthesis peptide chaperone PqqD, whose protein sequence is MPTRDGSTAAGAARMPAPRRGERAARAATVTGGSRPRLGRHVRMRPDRPTDGWVLLGPETVVVLNRTGHAVLRLCDGERTVDDIVAALVADFDEADELVVGEQVRDYLARLVDRNLVALG, encoded by the coding sequence ATGCCTACGCGTGACGGGTCGACGGCCGCCGGTGCGGCGCGGATGCCGGCACCGCGGCGCGGCGAGCGGGCCGCCCGCGCGGCCACGGTGACCGGGGGCTCCCGGCCCCGGCTGGGCCGGCACGTGCGGATGCGCCCGGACCGCCCGACCGACGGCTGGGTGCTGCTCGGGCCGGAGACCGTCGTCGTGCTGAACCGGACCGGGCACGCGGTGCTGCGCCTGTGCGACGGCGAGCGCACCGTCGACGACATCGTCGCCGCGCTGGTCGCGGACTTCGACGAGGCCGACGAGCTGGTCGTCGGGGAGCAGGTGCGGGACTACCTGGCCCGGCTCGTCGACCGGAACCTGGTGGCGCTCGGATGA
- the pqqE gene encoding pyrroloquinoline quinone biosynthesis protein PqqE produces the protein MSAPRPFGLLAELTYRCPLACAYCSNPIELSRYDDELSTADWQRVFGEAAAMGVLQCHLSGGEPLLRRDLPELVRTAAELGMYTNLVTSAMGLSRSRAEALRAAGLDHVQVSVQADEPATSDRIAGIRSFERKLEACALVRELGWPLTVNVVLHRGNIDRVGAIVDLVERLGADRVELANTQYYGWAWRNRSSLLPTAAQLDRAEEVVSAARARLAGSMEVVHVLPDYYARHPKPCMGGWAQRQLTVAPNGDALPCPAAQTLPLPRASVHDTALAEIWTSAPLFTAYRGEDWMQEPCRTCDRREIDLGGCRCQAFQLTGDAAATDPVCHLSPEHGLVEGVVGKANRPGRVDLELAPRPHR, from the coding sequence ATGAGCGCCCCGCGCCCGTTCGGGCTGCTCGCCGAGCTCACCTACCGCTGCCCGCTGGCGTGCGCCTACTGCTCGAACCCGATCGAGCTGTCCCGCTACGACGACGAGCTGTCCACCGCCGACTGGCAGCGCGTGTTCGGTGAGGCCGCGGCCATGGGCGTGCTGCAGTGCCACCTGTCCGGCGGGGAGCCGCTGCTGCGCCGGGACCTGCCCGAGCTGGTCCGCACCGCCGCCGAGCTGGGCATGTACACCAACCTGGTGACCAGCGCGATGGGCCTGTCCCGCTCGCGGGCCGAGGCGCTGCGCGCGGCGGGCCTGGACCACGTGCAGGTCAGCGTGCAGGCCGACGAGCCCGCCACCTCCGACCGGATCGCCGGGATCCGGTCGTTCGAGCGGAAGCTGGAGGCCTGCGCGCTGGTGCGCGAGCTGGGCTGGCCGCTCACGGTCAACGTGGTCCTGCACCGCGGCAACATCGACCGGGTCGGCGCGATCGTCGACCTCGTGGAGCGCCTCGGCGCCGACCGGGTGGAGCTCGCCAACACCCAGTACTACGGCTGGGCGTGGCGCAACCGGTCGTCGCTGCTGCCGACGGCTGCGCAGCTCGACCGGGCCGAGGAGGTCGTCTCCGCCGCCCGGGCGCGGCTGGCCGGGTCGATGGAGGTCGTGCACGTGCTGCCCGACTACTACGCCCGCCATCCCAAGCCGTGCATGGGGGGCTGGGCGCAGCGCCAGCTCACCGTCGCCCCGAACGGCGACGCGCTGCCCTGCCCGGCGGCGCAGACCCTGCCGCTGCCGCGGGCCTCGGTCCACGACACGGCCCTGGCCGAGATCTGGACCTCCGCGCCGCTGTTCACCGCCTACCGCGGCGAGGACTGGATGCAGGAGCCGTGCCGGACCTGCGACCGGCGCGAGATCGACCTGGGCGGGTGCCGCTGCCAGGCGTTCCAGCTCACCGGCGACGCCGCGGCCACCGACCCGGTGTGCCACCTGTCGCCCGAGCACGGGCTCGTCGAGGGCGTGGTGGGCAAGGCCAACCGGCCGGGGCGGGTCGACCTGGAGCTCGCCCCCCGCCCGCACCGCTGA
- a CDS encoding SMI1/KNR4 family protein — protein sequence MTGDRDLSGGAPDDGVVTDWPRWLDVLERAGIPASSNLRAPAEPGAVADAEAVFGREFPAALRALYALADGQLADHPCAPGPHPEVATSLFPATYRFVPLAEATREYRVWVDAVATVGSDFVTVRAGDPVRARYWDAGWWPLAVHGGGNALVVDTVPEPGGTVGQIVVAGPDEDERRVVGTGVGDNLRRLIAAGPQVDDAVVDPADRSYRFWDAAHLR from the coding sequence GTGACCGGTGACCGTGACCTCTCCGGCGGAGCTCCCGACGACGGCGTCGTGACCGACTGGCCCCGCTGGCTCGACGTGCTGGAACGGGCCGGGATCCCGGCCTCGTCCAACCTCCGCGCGCCCGCGGAGCCGGGCGCGGTCGCCGACGCCGAGGCCGTGTTCGGCCGGGAGTTCCCGGCCGCGCTGCGGGCGCTCTACGCGCTCGCCGACGGCCAGCTGGCCGACCACCCGTGCGCCCCCGGCCCGCACCCGGAGGTCGCGACGAGCCTGTTCCCCGCGACCTACCGCTTCGTCCCGCTGGCCGAGGCGACCCGGGAGTACCGCGTCTGGGTCGACGCCGTCGCGACCGTGGGGAGCGACTTCGTGACCGTGCGCGCGGGCGACCCCGTGCGCGCCCGCTACTGGGACGCGGGCTGGTGGCCGCTGGCCGTCCACGGCGGCGGGAACGCCCTGGTCGTCGACACCGTCCCGGAGCCAGGCGGCACCGTGGGGCAGATCGTCGTCGCCGGGCCGGACGAGGACGAGCGCCGCGTGGTCGGGACGGGGGTGGGGGACAACCTGCGTCGGCTGATCGCCGCCGGACCGCAGGTCGACGACGCGGTCGTCGACCCCGCGGACCGGTCGTACCGCTTCTGGGACGCCGCGCACCTGCGCTGA
- a CDS encoding FKBP-type peptidyl-prolyl cis-trans isomerase, whose product MSAPQKPAVEIVDGPLPTDLVTEDLSVGDGQEAKPGDTVAVHYVGVSQSTGREFDNSYDRGQPLQFGLGAGQVISGWDNGVAGMKVGGRRRLVIPPHLGYGAQGAGGVIAPNETLIFVCDLVGVR is encoded by the coding sequence GTGTCCGCACCGCAGAAGCCCGCCGTCGAGATCGTCGACGGCCCGCTGCCCACCGACCTCGTGACCGAGGACCTCTCCGTCGGCGACGGCCAGGAGGCCAAGCCCGGTGACACTGTCGCCGTGCACTACGTCGGGGTCTCGCAGTCCACCGGCCGCGAGTTCGACAACTCCTACGACCGCGGCCAGCCGCTGCAGTTCGGGCTCGGCGCCGGGCAGGTCATCTCCGGCTGGGACAACGGCGTCGCCGGGATGAAGGTCGGCGGCCGCCGCCGGCTCGTGATCCCGCCGCACCTGGGCTACGGCGCCCAGGGCGCGGGCGGCGTCATCGCCCCGAACGAGACCCTGATCTTCGTCTGCGACCTGGTGGGCGTGCGCTGA
- a CDS encoding metallophosphoesterase family protein → MTALLLISDTHHPSRGAAHSGGLPGPVWDAVDAADVVVHAGDWCSVELLDRVAGRAARLLACWGNNDGDDVRARLPETARERIDGVRVAVTHETGPKQGRERRALAAHPDTDLLVFGHSHIPWDSVADGLRLLNPGSPTDRRRMPTHTWMTLTLHDGRIDDVVLHHL, encoded by the coding sequence CTGACCGCACTCCTGCTGATCTCCGACACCCACCACCCGAGCCGCGGGGCCGCCCACTCCGGTGGGCTCCCCGGGCCGGTGTGGGACGCCGTCGACGCCGCCGACGTCGTGGTGCACGCCGGTGACTGGTGCTCGGTGGAGCTGCTCGACCGGGTCGCGGGCCGCGCGGCCCGGCTGCTCGCCTGCTGGGGCAACAACGACGGCGACGACGTGCGCGCCCGGCTGCCGGAGACGGCCCGGGAGAGGATCGACGGGGTCCGGGTCGCGGTGACCCACGAGACCGGCCCGAAGCAGGGCCGCGAACGCCGGGCACTCGCCGCGCACCCCGACACCGACCTGCTGGTGTTCGGGCACTCGCACATCCCGTGGGACTCCGTCGCCGACGGGCTGCGCCTGCTGAACCCGGGGTCGCCGACCGACCGGCGCCGGATGCCGACCCACACCTGGATGACGCTGACCCTGCACGACGGCCGGATCGACGACGTCGTGCTGCACCACCTCTGA
- a CDS encoding sodium:calcium antiporter: MIPVIEFVLGVAVLVYSAEKLIGYLVGVASRWAISLFLIAVVFTGIEFDDLAFGVVLNMEDLSDVALGTVIGTTIALTGIVLALAAIIAPTRVEVPRDYLALYVAAPVVMFLLALGGLLTAGTGVVLILLFVAFVGWIAYREYSARRPVWRNAEVYEQLERAGVGAGGSTTATVATSGSTRTRTADGSGPGFRLPEDLRVDDGFLKARSQPPGRTVLFAVIALIGLVVGALVAGQGTEGILETWAISGTVFGVTIATLALSLEDILITVEPARRGAPEIAVANVLGSVVFSVTGKLGVILLVGGSIVVDPTALVWHLPVLLGLTVLSAVFLGTGRIRRWHGVVLLVLYAAYFVVSLTVFGGVPVDD, encoded by the coding sequence ATGATCCCGGTGATCGAGTTCGTCCTGGGCGTCGCCGTGCTGGTCTACAGCGCGGAGAAGCTCATCGGCTACCTGGTCGGGGTGGCGAGCCGATGGGCGATCTCGCTGTTCCTGATCGCCGTCGTCTTCACCGGCATCGAGTTCGACGACCTCGCGTTCGGCGTCGTCCTCAACATGGAGGACCTCAGCGACGTCGCGCTCGGCACCGTCATCGGCACCACGATCGCGCTGACCGGCATCGTGCTGGCGCTCGCCGCGATCATCGCGCCGACCCGGGTCGAGGTCCCGCGCGACTACCTCGCGCTCTACGTCGCCGCTCCGGTGGTGATGTTCCTGCTGGCGCTCGGCGGCCTGCTCACCGCCGGGACCGGCGTCGTGCTGATCCTGCTGTTCGTCGCCTTCGTCGGCTGGATCGCCTACCGCGAGTACTCCGCCCGACGGCCCGTCTGGCGCAACGCCGAGGTCTACGAGCAGCTGGAGCGGGCCGGGGTCGGCGCAGGCGGGAGCACGACGGCGACGGTCGCGACGAGCGGCTCGACCCGGACCCGGACGGCGGACGGCAGCGGCCCCGGGTTCCGGCTGCCCGAGGACCTGCGCGTCGACGACGGGTTCCTGAAGGCACGGTCCCAGCCGCCCGGGCGGACCGTCCTGTTCGCGGTCATCGCGCTGATCGGGCTCGTCGTCGGCGCACTCGTCGCCGGGCAGGGCACCGAGGGCATCCTCGAGACCTGGGCGATCAGCGGGACGGTCTTCGGGGTCACCATCGCGACGCTCGCACTGTCGCTCGAGGACATCCTCATCACCGTCGAGCCGGCCCGGCGTGGCGCGCCCGAGATCGCCGTCGCGAACGTGCTCGGCAGCGTCGTGTTCTCGGTCACCGGCAAGCTCGGCGTGATCCTGCTGGTCGGCGGGTCGATCGTGGTCGACCCGACGGCCCTGGTCTGGCACCTGCCGGTGCTGCTCGGGCTGACGGTGCTCTCCGCGGTGTTCCTCGGCACCGGGCGGATCCGTCGCTGGCACGGCGTGGTGCTGCTCGTGCTCTACGCCGCCTACTTCGTCGTCAGCCTCACCGTCTTCGGCGGCGTCCCCGTCGACGACTGA
- a CDS encoding IS256 family transposase: protein MVAEAKARGLALTGPDGLLKLFTKNVLETALNEEMTEHLGHDKNRADPGRESTNVRNGSRSKTVLSDAAGDVEIDVPRDRASTFEPQIVKKRQRRLTDVDEVVLSLYAKGMTTGEVSAHFADIYGASVSKETVSRITDKVVAEMNDWVGRPLDSVYAAVFIDAVHVKVRDGQVANRPVYAAIGVTVDGCKDVLGLWMGVGSEGAKFWMSVLVDLKNRGVRDVLFLVCDGLKGLPEVVANVWPQTIVQTCVVHLIRNTFRLVGRQDWDAVKRDIKPIYAAPNPNAALIAMDELDEKWGRKYAAMIRLWRNAWEEFVPFLDYDVEIRRVICSTNAIESLNARYRRAVRARGHFPTEQAAMKCLYLVTRSLDPTGTGRTRWTMRWKPVINAFAITFGDRWPGAETY, encoded by the coding sequence ATGGTGGCCGAGGCGAAGGCGCGCGGGCTGGCGTTGACCGGCCCGGACGGCCTGTTGAAGCTCTTTACCAAGAATGTTCTGGAAACGGCGCTGAACGAGGAGATGACCGAGCACCTCGGGCACGACAAGAACCGGGCCGACCCCGGCCGGGAATCCACCAACGTGCGGAACGGGTCCCGCTCGAAGACGGTTCTCTCGGATGCCGCGGGTGACGTGGAGATCGACGTTCCGAGAGACAGGGCCAGCACTTTCGAGCCGCAGATCGTGAAGAAGCGTCAGCGGCGCCTCACAGATGTCGACGAGGTCGTACTGTCGCTGTATGCGAAAGGGATGACGACCGGGGAGGTTTCCGCACATTTCGCTGACATCTATGGGGCGTCAGTATCGAAGGAGACGGTCTCGCGGATCACCGACAAGGTCGTCGCCGAGATGAATGACTGGGTTGGTCGGCCGTTGGATTCGGTGTACGCCGCGGTGTTCATCGACGCTGTCCACGTCAAGGTCCGGGACGGGCAGGTCGCCAACCGGCCGGTCTACGCAGCCATCGGCGTCACCGTGGACGGCTGCAAGGACGTGCTGGGGCTGTGGATGGGCGTCGGCAGTGAGGGCGCGAAGTTCTGGATGAGCGTGCTGGTCGACCTGAAGAACCGCGGCGTGCGTGACGTGCTGTTCCTGGTCTGCGACGGCCTCAAAGGACTCCCGGAGGTCGTGGCCAACGTGTGGCCGCAAACCATTGTCCAAACCTGCGTCGTGCACCTGATCCGAAACACTTTCCGGCTGGTGGGTCGACAGGACTGGGACGCGGTGAAGCGCGACATCAAACCAATCTATGCCGCGCCCAACCCGAATGCAGCACTTATCGCTATGGATGAGCTCGACGAGAAATGGGGCCGTAAGTACGCGGCGATGATCCGGCTATGGCGCAACGCGTGGGAAGAGTTCGTGCCGTTCTTGGACTACGACGTCGAGATTCGAAGGGTGATCTGCTCTACGAATGCGATCGAATCGCTTAACGCCCGCTACCGGCGCGCGGTGCGGGCGCGTGGTCATTTCCCCACTGAGCAGGCTGCGATGAAATGCTTGTATCTTGTGACTCGCAGCCTGGACCCGACCGGGACGGGCCGCACGAGGTGGACGATGCGTTGGAAGCCCGTGATCAACGCGTTCGCCATCACGTTCGGTGACCGCTGGCCGGGAGCCGAGACCTACTGA
- a CDS encoding metallophosphoesterase gives MSVNPTGETPGVGVPRALAVDMTIADQQDWLAAFLRRHPVSRRTALRGGAGVLATLAASGSPWARGVAAAAGPAPVTVVGRHLAYGPDPARSMSFSGELTAAPPPGRMVVDVGTDSGFGLTLPVQVRPLESLVPQADGGIRGARQWFVHARADGLTPGSRYVYRFRLEGADGTATTTATSTFRTAAPRGTRHRFTFTAFADQGVSTGAEPNLYKADDTHRSPMPSEALTALVAAEQPAFHLLAGDICYADPSGAGKPALNGAGHDDEAHDSFDPTVWSTYFAAIERSAASTPWMFATGNHDMEALYDLNRADGPAHGYAGHAARLSLPGTGPRGCPSVYAFTHGTVGVAGVDANDLSTEIPTNAGYSGGTQLAWLERTLAGWRADPDIEWIVLFFHHCAFATSGAHASDAGVRRALAPLCDRYRVDLCVQGHNHQYERTDPIRDGRPTRPAPDRSTVHPETDGTTYVCVGSGGRPRYRWQPGETDSHRGQETEQAPVTSFVAGPDDQKQAETVTWSRTRYLGYAHLRCSVVPGSHGADSELVVHAITDLGEEIDKVRLSRPARH, from the coding sequence GTGAGCGTCAACCCCACCGGAGAGACCCCCGGCGTCGGTGTCCCGCGGGCACTCGCCGTCGACATGACGATCGCCGACCAGCAGGACTGGCTGGCCGCGTTCCTGCGTCGGCACCCCGTCAGCCGGCGCACCGCGCTGCGCGGCGGCGCCGGCGTGCTGGCCACGCTCGCCGCGTCCGGGTCACCGTGGGCACGCGGGGTCGCCGCGGCCGCCGGGCCCGCGCCGGTCACCGTCGTCGGACGGCACCTGGCCTACGGGCCGGACCCGGCCCGGTCGATGTCGTTCTCCGGGGAGCTGACCGCGGCACCGCCGCCCGGCCGGATGGTCGTCGACGTCGGTACCGACTCCGGGTTCGGCCTCACCCTCCCGGTGCAGGTCCGCCCGCTCGAGAGCCTGGTCCCGCAGGCCGACGGCGGCATCCGGGGCGCCCGGCAGTGGTTCGTCCATGCCCGCGCCGACGGCCTGACCCCCGGCAGCCGCTACGTCTACCGGTTCCGTCTGGAGGGCGCGGACGGCACAGCGACGACCACCGCCACCAGCACGTTCCGCACGGCCGCGCCGCGCGGCACCCGGCACCGGTTCACCTTCACCGCGTTCGCCGACCAGGGTGTCAGCACCGGCGCCGAGCCGAATCTCTACAAGGCCGACGACACCCACCGCAGCCCGATGCCGTCGGAGGCGCTGACCGCACTCGTCGCGGCCGAGCAGCCCGCGTTCCACCTGCTCGCCGGCGACATCTGCTACGCCGACCCCTCCGGTGCCGGGAAGCCCGCCCTCAACGGCGCGGGACACGACGACGAGGCCCACGACAGCTTCGACCCCACGGTCTGGAGCACCTACTTCGCCGCGATCGAACGCTCGGCCGCGTCGACCCCGTGGATGTTCGCCACCGGCAACCACGACATGGAGGCGCTCTACGACCTGAACCGGGCCGACGGCCCCGCACACGGCTACGCCGGGCACGCCGCCCGGCTGTCGCTGCCCGGGACCGGCCCCCGCGGCTGCCCCTCGGTGTACGCGTTCACCCACGGCACCGTCGGTGTCGCCGGTGTCGACGCCAACGACCTGTCCACCGAGATCCCGACCAACGCCGGCTACTCCGGCGGCACCCAGCTGGCCTGGCTGGAGCGGACCCTGGCCGGCTGGCGCGCCGACCCGGACATCGAGTGGATCGTGTTGTTCTTCCACCACTGCGCCTTCGCCACCTCCGGCGCGCACGCCTCCGACGCCGGGGTGCGACGGGCGTTGGCGCCGCTGTGCGACCGCTACCGGGTCGACCTGTGCGTGCAGGGCCACAACCACCAGTACGAGCGCACCGACCCCATCCGTGACGGCCGCCCCACCCGCCCGGCCCCGGACCGCTCGACCGTCCACCCGGAGACCGACGGCACCACCTACGTCTGCGTCGGCTCCGGCGGACGGCCCCGCTACCGCTGGCAGCCCGGCGAGACCGACAGCCACCGTGGCCAGGAGACCGAGCAGGCGCCGGTCACGAGCTTCGTGGCGGGACCCGACGACCAGAAGCAGGCCGAGACCGTCACCTGGTCGCGGACCCGGTACCTCGGCTACGCCCATCTGCGCTGCTCGGTGGTGCCAGGCTCCCACGGCGCCGACTCCGAGCTCGTCGTGCACGCGATCACCGACCTCGGCGAGGAGATCGACAAGGTCCGGCTCAGCCGTCCCGCGCGTCACTGA
- a CDS encoding winged helix-turn-helix transcriptional regulator, giving the protein MNSRTGRVFLSDCPTRLATEILGDTWTPLVVHALGGEPRRHGEIQTAVGGISRKVLTETLRRLEGHGLVERRHDPSGHPEYRLTELGRTLLAPIEALTDWAREHADEITTFHETRRATDGA; this is encoded by the coding sequence GTGAACAGCCGCACCGGTCGAGTGTTCCTCTCCGACTGCCCGACACGACTGGCGACCGAGATCCTCGGTGACACGTGGACGCCCCTCGTCGTCCACGCGCTCGGCGGGGAGCCACGCCGCCACGGGGAGATCCAGACCGCCGTCGGTGGCATCTCGCGCAAGGTCCTCACCGAGACCCTGCGCCGCCTGGAGGGCCACGGCCTCGTCGAACGGCGGCACGACCCGTCTGGCCACCCCGAGTACCGGCTCACCGAACTCGGCCGCACCCTGCTCGCCCCCATCGAGGCACTCACGGACTGGGCCCGGGAGCACGCGGACGAGATCACCACCTTCCACGAGACCCGCCGGGCCACGGACGGTGCGTGA
- a CDS encoding alcohol dehydrogenase catalytic domain-containing protein, whose translation MLRTVEEPVPDPGRDEVRVRIEAFAVNRLDVMMRSGVSPAPVPLPHARLGLEAAGVVDALGPGGGWASR comes from the coding sequence GTGCTGCGCACCGTGGAGGAGCCGGTGCCCGATCCGGGGCGGGACGAGGTCCGCGTGCGGATCGAGGCCTTCGCCGTGAACCGGCTCGACGTGATGATGCGGTCGGGCGTCTCGCCCGCGCCGGTGCCACTGCCGCATGCCCGGCTGGGTCTGGAGGCGGCCGGCGTCGTGGACGCGCTCGGGCCGGGCGGCGGGTGGGCGAGCCGGTGA